GTGATGACCATAGCCAAAACATTATTGATGCTATATTCTCCCAAAAACTGTTCTTGAGGATAGAAGTCTCTGCCAAGTTAAATAAACACATTCTGCCCTGCGGCCATTGGAGAGTTAAGTATCAAAAGCATAACCAAAACATGATAAGTGCTACATCAATTGCATAAGTATCCCAGATATTGTGCTTGAATATAGGAATCCCATCTAAACAACTTGATGTACTAACAAACATGGAAGATAAAGTACCAGATGATAAGCAATTGAGTGAGTTATGCATATTCCAGGTATACAAAGGGAATGTGCCCTACGTTGAAAGTATTGAACTTTCAAGGCGCACATAGATGCTACATTCATGGGACACCCCTTCAGATGTCAAGCTTCCTTGCAAATCTTATTTGAGTGTATATAAGTCAATAACAACAGAGTAGGCCCACAGAAAAAGAGATGTATATATTTGAGTATCATAAAGCTTCTTCCAAATGGCACTTCTTTGATGATATAGGCATAAATTAATAAGGTTAAATTTAGCAAGGCCCCACATAAAGCTAGTGCAACAGTAAATGTGATAACATTGATAGATAAATGGGCCAATAACAAGAGAAAATATAAGACTATGCCATATCTGAATATAGGGTTTAGGGGATAGCCATCACTATAAGTCTATAACCTGAGTATTTGAGAGTCAACAAGGTAGCCACAGCACCAAGTTCTAAATAGACCAATAGATTGATTCAACATAATATACTCAGAAGATTCTAAAAGGACTTGGGAGCTCCATAGTAGTTAATGGGCTCCATATTTGTAGAGAACTTGTGTGGTTGTTTTGGTAATTATCTTGATATTTCTATTGTTAGCAGACTACGTGATCTTATCAAGTTAGAGGAATTTCTAAATCTTAGTTACATGCATTGGTTGGCATCTTATGATAGGACTTTGCCTTTGAACAGATCAAGGCTTCAAATATAGAATATttccttaaaaaaatattaagttatATGGTGGATTTTAGTAAGTCAAGACAATTAGGATCAAATTCTCTCTCCATTTAGAAGAAGCTCAGACATGCAAAGTATCAACATTCGTGAGACAGAAATCTATATTGTTATTGTTCAGGCAAGAGGATATTAAGTGTCACTACAGaaaaaatggtcattaacgacgctattaatgttattttacgacgctttaaagcgtcgctatttagctttacgacgcttcgaaaagcgtcggcaaagcgtcgcctatgtaagagtggagaggaaaagcgccgacgctttttaaaagcgtcgttattttttaacgacgctttaaagcgtcgtaaaatttaACATTAAcggcgcttataagcgtcgttaaacttgtcttaacgatgcttataagcgtcgttaaatatatttttaacaacgCTTTAAAGCATCGCAAAATGCAATTTTAACggcgctttaaagcgtcgttaatgactccgcgtcatccactctaccaagacgcttttcgaagcgtcggcttttttgtctttaacgacgcttataagcgtcgttaaaataaatttaacgatgcttataagcgtcgttaaaggttttaagagaaaaaaaaaatacaggtattatctacaaaaaaaaaagaatacatacattcctgtacgaaattatatcaattattcgaacataaacctgtacaatcaccacattcacacctgtacaatcaccaccattcacaccaaaagcaaacttaaatagaaatttaaccaaaccaaaagacaatattttatataaataaaaataaagtactaatcgtccattacaatcaagagtaatataaaaaaatataaaaatataataaaaataaaataatatcaatctgcaggcggatggtcgtcgttgtctccacgtgacgtgccgttATCTCGACGgatgcctgatgtgccaggagcctacaagaaacatatcaaaagcatgatttgcatatctataaataaaaatatataaatcattaaattaatacaaaaatatatatttaatattatgtgtttacctgagatgatccatacatctctaataaagatgtaaggcgatcaatctgtcccctcatggcctgcatctcggcacggctctgtcgcatctcctccatctcagcggcacgactctgtctaatctcctgtatctccgcctcgagtctgcgaacgcgtgaatcctgagcatctgctgcagcatgctgcgtatatctactaacctcagataactgagtgggggtgactcctactccataatccctcactcggccgtagcactctggtcccatcaactctgtgaacacctcggcctcgatacggctctgctgcgtagatgctgcggactcgtcgtcacgctccgcaatgagagatgtagccctctcttgtattttttttgaaaacaagagttatacattaatagctaacaaaattaaatttaaatcattgcaaaaaatataatattaataataccgtacatataaatctctcgactcatctcgaataaAAGTACCATCctaatgagtatgagtcatccggtaaaactccacttgtccggatttcctcccatgctcatcctcctacacaaataatttcaattttaagcaaacagttataataatttaaaaaaatatatgagtatcatgatacagacatggtccacgatacataatgatattagttatataaatatttcaacataaaaattaaaagttaattatgaaagtttaaggaacatacaaactcctgtcggagtcgtacataactcttcgaccccgatgtatgaggaacagactgagctgctcgtgcagctctaccaatagcagaataagtctgtaaaataaagtaaagaacttattatatatataatgtataataaaaattaatatttttataaaatatttaagaaaaaaagataataaacagataatatacctgtgccctctcggagaaccaataatgaaccaactccatccactgatgagggggtacatcaggaggacaattcctagcaacctcctcctctgtcataccctgtctcatatagtccttcttcaattgtgctctatattctttccatttgcggttgagagacttcattacaaaatcatgagtggatggagggagaacaaacttgctctataaaaaaaaaagttaaatgaaataaattatataaatgattaacaattaatatacagtatgaacatcaattcattacctctataactcggagaagctcaactttgtacgttggaagcatgtcattccattttgcatagcccaatggacatagctgaggcctccgagcaacagtccccaaaaatgaagtcaataagcaggcagctttcttaattggctgacctagctgattgcactccataaCAATCCTCtcaccctcacgcatctgccacacatctcgtactactgtgggtccgcgtctggggcgtactctcccggatccgtctgtaaaaaatacataaaagtaactatatcataaatatacataaaataaaataaaaaaaaattacatgaaagacaatatataccctgcacgtgtatctcatcatctggctgatgaacaggaggatcgtgctgtgctgatgatga
Above is a genomic segment from Elaeis guineensis isolate ETL-2024a chromosome 1, EG11, whole genome shotgun sequence containing:
- the LOC140854707 gene encoding uncharacterized protein, whose amino-acid sequence is MGPECYGRVRDYGVGVTPTQLSEVSRYTQHAAADAQDSRVRRLEAEIQEIRQSRAAEMEEMRQSRAEMQAMRGQIDRLTSLLEMYGSSQAPGTSGIRRDNGTSRGDNDDHPPAD